One Anolis carolinensis isolate JA03-04 chromosome 4, rAnoCar3.1.pri, whole genome shotgun sequence DNA window includes the following coding sequences:
- the hsd17b7 gene encoding 3-keto-steroid reductase/17-beta-hydroxysteroid dehydrogenase 7: MQKVAVVTGASSGIGFALCTRLLQEDASLHICLACRNMEKANATRDKLLSHFSKVDISIVQVDVGKLDSVLRAAKEIKIRFHRLDYLFLNAGIMVNPRVSFWAFLQGIFSRRALRMLTTAEGLMSQEDRVTPDGLQEVFATNLFGHFVLIRQLEPLLCCTETPSQLVWTSSVNAHKRNFRLDDFQHSRGTEAYSSSKYATDLTSVALNKHFNKRGLYSTVVCPGVVMTNMTYEILSPFLWKLLFPILWLLRLFTPTYTLTPYNGAEAQIWLTKQKPESLDPLVKYHSCTTVFGKNYVVLRKMDVSEDMAEKLYVKLLDLEKQLLKSHKPCSIKNLARSDSDGKTV; the protein is encoded by the exons ATGCAGAAGGTGGCCGTCGTCACCGGGGCGAGCAG TGGGATTGGTTTTGCACTGTGTACACGCCTCCTCCAGGAAGATGCCAGCCTCCATATATGCTTAGCTTGCAGAAACATGGAGAAGGCCAATGCAACCCGTGACAAactgttgtcccacttttccaAAGTAGACATCAGCATTGTTCAAGTAGATGTGGGCAAGCTGGACTCTGTCCTGCGCGCAGCTAAAGAGATCAAGATAAG ATTTCATCGTTTGGACTATCTCTTCTTGAATGCCGGGATCATGGTAAATCCACGTGTCAGTTTCTGGGCATTTTTACAAGGCATCTTCTCCAG GAGAGCCCTCAGGATGCTGACCACAGCCGAGGGCCTGATGAGCCAGGAGGACAGAGTCACTCCAGATGGCCTGCAGGAGGTCTTTGCAACAAATTTATTTGGACATTTTGTACTG aTTAGACAGCTGGAACCTCTGCTTTGTTGTACGGAAACACCCTCCCAGCTTGTCTGGACTTCCTCAGTCAATGCCCATAAGAGAAACTTCAGGCTTGATGACTTCCAACACAGCAGAGGCACAGAGGCCTATAGTTCCTCTAAATATGCTACAGACCTCACAAGTGTGGCTTTAAATAAGCACTTCAATAAGCGG GGCCTGTATTCTACTGTTGTATGTCCAGGTGTTGTGATGACCAACATGACATATGAAATTCTGTCCCCCTTTCTCTGGAAGCTGCTTTTCCCCATCCTGTGGTTG TTGCGTCTTTTTACTCCCACATATACACTGACGCCGTATAATGGAGCAGAAGCACAG ATTTGGTTAACGAAGCAGAAGCCTGAGTCACTAGACCCACTGGTGAAATACCATAGCTGCACCACAGTTTTTGGAAAGAACTATGTTGTGCTCCGTAAG ATGGATGTCAGTGAAGATATGGCTGAGAAGCTGTATGTGAAGTTGTTGGACTTAGAGAAACAACTTTTGAAGAGTCACAAACCTTGCAGCATAAAAAATTTAGCCAGATCTGATTCTGATGGCAAAACTGTGTAG